The Quatrionicoccus australiensis nucleotide sequence TGGCCGTGGTCGAGGAAAACCGTATTGCCATTGAAGAAATAATTTCCGGTATTGGCGACGATGCCGTCGTTCGGTGCCGTCACCGGCGCGCCGCTGCCGGCCGCAACATCGAGTCCGGCATGCGGGTTGCGCGGCAGGCCGTTGAAAATGCGGCGCAGGCCGAAGCGTGACGAGAGGCGGCCGCTGGCCGGCTGGGCGAAGTCGCTGAGCGGCATGGCCGGCGAAAAACTGCGCTTGATGGCCTCGGTCGTCGCCTGTTCGCGTTCGATGCGGACGAGATCGGCGGCATTCGGCTCAACCTTGCGCTGGTCGCGGATGGTCAGACGCTGTTCCGGGTAATTCTTGAGCTGGATCGGGACGCTGAGTTTCGTAGCGGTCGACGCCCGCAAAACGACGATTTCCAGTTCGCCTGGCAGCGTGTCGAGCGGAATGCCGAACAGTGCGAACCAGCGATTGTTGTCGCGAACGACGGCGAGTGGCTGCTCGCCCCAGCGTGCCGTCGGTGCTGGTGAGCTGGCCGGGCCGAGATCGATGACCGCGACGCCGCCTGGCACCGGCGAGTGTCCGGGCAGGGCGAGTGCGGCCGTGCTGCAGCAGACCAGGGCAAGGAAGAGCATCCGGCAGGAATTCATGAGTTCTCCAGCCCGGCCCACCACAAGCGCAGGCGCAGGCCGAGTTCGCTGGTGTAGCCGAGGGTGATGAAACGGATATTGCCGGCCGGGTCGAGCACGATGAAAGCAGGTACGCCGGGCAGGCCGTACTGCCGCATCAGGGCGCCCGTTGGGTCGGGCAAGGTCGGCCAGGTGTAGCCGCGTTCGGCCATCACTTTGCCGATCTGTGCCGCGTCGCCGGACTGGCTGGCAATGCTGAGCAGCGGCCATTGATTGGCGATGGCGCTGACGTTGCCGGCGGTGGTCCGGCACACCGGGCACCAGTCGGCCCAGAAGTAGATCAGGGCGGCCTCGCCGGGATGTTCGCGGTGCCAGTCGGCGAGTTGAAAAAGGCTGCCGTCGAGGCGTTGACCGCTGAATGCCGGCGCGGCGCCGTGCGGCGTATCGCGCGCCTGCCAGAGCTGGATGCCGATGAAAATCGCGGCGAAGAGCAGGCCTTCGAGCAGCCAGTTGCGCCAGCGCGGCGGGGGCTTTTTGTCGCTCAAGCGGGCCTAGAGCGGGTTGGCCTTGAAGGTGTTGCACTGGTTCATGTCGCCGCTTTCGAAGCCGCGCCGGAACCAGCGTACGCGCTGCTCCGAGCTGCCGTGCGTGAAGCTTTCCGGCACGATGCGACCTTGTGCCTGCTGTTGCAGACGGTCGTCGCCGATCGCCGAGGCGGCGGTCAGGGCGGCTTCGAGATCGCCCGGTTCGAGGACGTTCTTCATGGTATCGGTGCGCTTGCCCCAGACGCCGGCCAGGCAGTCGGCCTGCAGTTCCATGCGTACCGACAGGGCGTTGGCCTCGACCTTGCCGGCACGCTGCTGGGCGTTGTGCACCTTGTCGGCAATGCCGAGCAGGTTCTGTACGTGATGCCCGACTTCGTGCGCGACGACATAGGCCTGGGCGAATTCGCCCGGCGCGTGGAAGCGGGTTTTCAGTTCCTGGTAGAAAGCGAGATCGATATAGACCTTGTGGTCGCCCGGGCAGTAGAACGGCCCCATCGCGGTCTGGCCGGTACCGCAGGCGGTCGGTGTGGCGCCCGAGAAGAGGACCAGCTTCGGTTGTTCGTACTGGCGGCCGTTGGCGCGGAAAACATCGGTCCAGGTGTCTTCGGTCGAGGCGAGCACCTTGGAGACGAAGCGTGCCATCTGGTCGTCGGCCGGTGGCCGGTGGGCGGCCGGGGCGCTTTGTTCGATGGCTGGCATGCCGCCGCCACTGAGCATGTTGAGCACGGTCATCGGATTGATGCCGAGGAAGTAGCTGGCGACCAGCGCGATGGCGATGCTGCCAAGGCCGAGACGGCCACCGCCGAAGCTCAGGCCGCCGCCACCGCCACTGCTGCGGCGGT carries:
- a CDS encoding M23 family metallopeptidase; protein product: MNSCRMLFLALVCCSTAALALPGHSPVPGGVAVIDLGPASSPAPTARWGEQPLAVVRDNNRWFALFGIPLDTLPGELEIVVLRASTATKLSVPIQLKNYPEQRLTIRDQRKVEPNAADLVRIEREQATTEAIKRSFSPAMPLSDFAQPASGRLSSRFGLRRIFNGLPRNPHAGLDVAAGSGAPVTAPNDGIVANTGNYFFNGNTVFLDHGQGLITAYMHLSRIDVRSGQPVKKGEILGAVGATGRATGPHLHWAVILNNTPVDPELFLGKP
- a CDS encoding protein disulfide oxidoreductase, which produces MSDKKPPPRWRNWLLEGLLFAAIFIGIQLWQARDTPHGAAPAFSGQRLDGSLFQLADWHREHPGEAALIYFWADWCPVCRTTAGNVSAIANQWPLLSIASQSGDAAQIGKVMAERGYTWPTLPDPTGALMRQYGLPGVPAFIVLDPAGNIRFITLGYTSELGLRLRLWWAGLENS
- the ypfJ gene encoding KPN_02809 family neutral zinc metallopeptidase; this translates as MRLDDQRESDNIEDRRSSGGGGGLSFGGGRLGLGSIAIALVASYFLGINPMTVLNMLSGGGMPAIEQSAPAAHRPPADDQMARFVSKVLASTEDTWTDVFRANGRQYEQPKLVLFSGATPTACGTGQTAMGPFYCPGDHKVYIDLAFYQELKTRFHAPGEFAQAYVVAHEVGHHVQNLLGIADKVHNAQQRAGKVEANALSVRMELQADCLAGVWGKRTDTMKNVLEPGDLEAALTAASAIGDDRLQQQAQGRIVPESFTHGSSEQRVRWFRRGFESGDMNQCNTFKANPL